A genomic segment from Acidobacteriota bacterium encodes:
- a CDS encoding PfkB family carbohydrate kinase translates to MKPSSFLHNSLIVIGGASLDILHFAGRTERSAGGSGLYTSLAAHRMGRRVTMIAPRPSPVPPELELADERLDWRGVAFPPEELPTFEIAHLGNGQTKYLNIWWRAEKYLSLDYVPDDLPEGLVYCIPMIDTQHQVEFLRHFKSLGRVIACGTHQGAVNQQLEAVRESLSLVDFFFCNEDEARGIFGTLDRARTAAGKTLFITRGAQGVRVIQGEYATDVAGVWVDELDPTGAGDTFCGTTLALLAEGAHPVMAARYGVVAAAEMVTKIGPDALFNAPPVTGQDARVEIDLEQIKNIASFIRGISEVTAYDFVGEYFPEVGSPQALDYFFTATLQQFGFWSEQDGRYFEPMIASINGRKLKGSDYLWATYYRMMNEQADLLSPAGHAALDAATLETFYRADDASNPLSVFDERLKLAQTYGRDLQTLGLTPAEIIERANASNKPLQTFLAFLDYLGGYKEDPLRKKSALLAIILQQRPEKFLRESGDELVPPIVDYHIQRSCLRIGLVKVVDRDLRERLERREVLLPAEEWAIREAVYRAMNELQQVSGCSMGALDKFFFDNRHRCPEMSEPDCASCPIDAVCAHQKSLFQPVIRTTFY, encoded by the coding sequence ATGAAACCGTCATCATTTCTACATAACTCATTAATCGTCATCGGCGGCGCGTCGCTCGATATTCTGCATTTTGCGGGGCGCACCGAACGTTCAGCCGGAGGCTCAGGGCTTTATACATCGCTTGCGGCGCATCGCATGGGGCGGCGTGTGACCATGATTGCGCCGCGTCCCAGTCCTGTGCCGCCTGAGCTTGAACTTGCTGATGAGCGCCTGGATTGGCGTGGCGTCGCGTTTCCTCCCGAAGAGTTGCCGACCTTTGAAATCGCGCACCTCGGCAACGGACAAACCAAATATCTGAACATCTGGTGGCGAGCCGAAAAATATCTGTCGCTCGATTACGTGCCGGATGATTTGCCTGAAGGCCTGGTCTACTGCATCCCGATGATTGATACCCAACATCAGGTAGAATTTTTGCGCCACTTCAAATCGCTTGGTCGCGTTATTGCCTGCGGCACCCATCAAGGAGCGGTGAATCAGCAACTCGAAGCGGTGCGCGAGTCACTGAGCCTTGTGGATTTTTTCTTCTGCAATGAAGATGAAGCGCGCGGCATTTTCGGCACGCTCGACCGGGCGCGAACTGCAGCCGGTAAAACGCTTTTCATTACACGCGGCGCGCAAGGTGTGCGGGTTATTCAAGGCGAATACGCAACTGATGTTGCGGGCGTCTGGGTTGATGAATTAGACCCGACGGGTGCGGGCGATACTTTTTGTGGCACGACGCTCGCGCTGCTTGCCGAAGGCGCGCATCCGGTAATGGCGGCGCGATATGGCGTGGTTGCAGCGGCAGAAATGGTAACGAAAATCGGACCCGATGCTTTATTTAATGCGCCGCCTGTGACTGGGCAGGATGCCCGCGTAGAGATTGACTTGGAGCAGATAAAAAATATTGCATCATTCATTCGCGGGATTTCGGAAGTAACGGCTTATGATTTCGTCGGCGAATATTTTCCCGAAGTCGGAAGCCCGCAGGCGCTTGACTATTTTTTCACAGCGACCTTGCAGCAATTCGGTTTTTGGAGCGAACAGGACGGGCGCTACTTTGAACCGATGATTGCTTCGATAAATGGTCGAAAGCTGAAAGGCAGTGATTATCTGTGGGCGACCTATTACCGGATGATGAACGAGCAGGCTGATTTGCTTTCACCCGCAGGACATGCCGCGCTTGATGCCGCAACGCTTGAAACCTTCTATCGTGCCGATGACGCGAGCAATCCGCTGTCGGTTTTTGATGAACGGTTGAAACTGGCGCAAACTTACGGGCGCGATTTGCAAACCTTGGGACTCACGCCCGCTGAAATTATTGAACGCGCCAACGCGAGCAACAAACCTTTGCAAACGTTTCTCGCTTTTCTCGATTACCTTGGCGGTTACAAAGAAGACCCGTTAAGAAAAAAATCGGCATTGCTGGCGATTATTTTGCAACAACGACCGGAAAAGTTTTTGCGTGAGTCAGGCGATGAACTGGTGCCGCCGATTGTTGATTATCACATTCAACGAAGTTGTTTGCGCATTGGATTGGTGAAAGTCGTTGACCGTGATTTACGCGAGCGTCTTGAACGACGCGAAGTCTTACTGCCCGCTGAAGAGTGGGCGATTCGCGAAGCGGTTTATCGCGCGATGAATGAATTGCAACAAGTGAGCGGCTGTTCGATGGGCGCACTGGATAAATTCTTTTTCGATAATCGTCACCGCTGTCCCGAAATGAGCGAACCCGATTGCGCCAGTTGCCCGATTGATGCAGTCTGCGCGCATCAGAAATCGCTTTTTCAACCGGTCATCCGCACAACCTTTTATTGA
- a CDS encoding nucleoside transporter C-terminal domain-containing protein, which yields MRVISLIGFFIILSLAWLVSFNRRDVKLRPVIWGIALLLILAIIIFRQDALSFVGMTLLALLVIVYLLERTAENQQQKWQWRIFVVVGALLVGALSLLLPTRFLIIGFFVLIPILLINGRFKLLPNAQKYASALLIIFATASLIKQNLHGNQLFQIIGDKITSFLNLSDYGARFLFGNLADPQYYFPNAETNWPGLGFLVAFKVLPVIIFFSALMALLYYLGIMQSVLAAVSRFVCWTTGTSGAETLVCTANIFIGQTEAPLLIRPYMDGLTNSEVVTVMLAGFATMAGSTLGVYGAFGIPIQHILAASVLSAPAALVIAKILFPEKEHPQTAGDVEIPKVHVGANVFEALANGIGDGLKLAANVGAMLIGFIALVAALDSLFSLCDYWIDGRLLGGEHIDYAVRGLTPVNGEYVGIFPGSLQTLFGTIMRPVAWLIGVQWSEAAQVGNLIGIQLSLNEFIAYGTLGGYIRAGAISERSMILTTYAICSFANFSSIGIQIGGLSALVPGRKKDFARFALRAMFGGAMASWLTAALAGMLL from the coding sequence TTGCGCGTTATTTCGCTTATTGGGTTTTTCATCATTCTCAGCCTCGCCTGGCTGGTTTCGTTCAATCGGCGTGACGTAAAACTGCGCCCGGTCATTTGGGGCATCGCCTTGCTGTTGATTCTGGCAATCATCATTTTTCGTCAGGATGCGTTGAGTTTCGTCGGGATGACGTTGCTTGCGCTTCTGGTGATTGTTTACCTGCTTGAACGGACGGCTGAAAACCAGCAACAGAAATGGCAATGGCGAATTTTTGTCGTCGTTGGCGCTTTGCTTGTCGGGGCGCTTTCTTTGCTATTGCCGACGCGATTTCTCATCATCGGATTTTTTGTGCTCATTCCGATTCTCTTGATTAACGGGCGATTTAAATTGCTGCCCAACGCGCAAAAATATGCAAGCGCGTTGCTCATCATTTTTGCGACTGCCAGTTTGATAAAACAGAACCTTCACGGCAACCAGTTGTTTCAAATCATCGGCGATAAAATCACCAGCTTTCTGAATCTGTCGGATTACGGCGCAAGGTTTTTATTCGGCAACCTTGCCGACCCGCAATATTACTTTCCGAATGCCGAGACTAACTGGCCCGGACTTGGGTTTCTGGTTGCCTTCAAAGTGTTGCCGGTGATCATTTTTTTCAGCGCCTTGATGGCGTTGCTCTACTACCTGGGGATTATGCAAAGCGTGCTGGCGGCTGTCAGTCGTTTCGTTTGCTGGACGACCGGCACGAGCGGCGCGGAAACCCTGGTCTGTACCGCAAACATTTTCATCGGGCAAACCGAAGCGCCGCTGTTGATTCGCCCGTATATGGACGGCTTGACCAATTCCGAAGTTGTGACGGTGATGCTTGCGGGGTTTGCGACCATGGCGGGTAGCACGCTTGGGGTGTACGGCGCATTCGGCATTCCGATTCAACATATCCTTGCGGCGTCTGTGTTGTCTGCGCCGGCGGCACTGGTCATCGCGAAAATTCTGTTTCCCGAAAAGGAACATCCGCAAACCGCAGGCGATGTTGAAATTCCCAAAGTCCATGTGGGCGCGAATGTCTTTGAGGCACTGGCAAACGGCATCGGCGATGGATTGAAATTAGCCGCGAATGTCGGCGCGATGTTGATTGGCTTTATCGCTTTGGTTGCGGCGCTCGATTCACTATTCAGCCTTTGCGATTACTGGATTGACGGGAGACTACTAGGCGGCGAGCACATCGACTATGCGGTTCGTGGACTCACGCCGGTGAATGGCGAATACGTCGGCATTTTCCCGGGGTCGCTGCAAACCCTGTTTGGCACGATTATGCGCCCGGTTGCGTGGTTAATTGGCGTGCAATGGTCGGAAGCGGCGCAGGTCGGCAACCTCATCGGCATTCAACTTTCGCTCAACGAATTTATCGCTTACGGGACATTGGGCGGCTACATTCGCGCCGGGGCAATCAGTGAACGCTCGATGATTTTAACCACCTATGCAATTTGCAGCTTTGCCAATTTTTCAAGCATCGGCATTCAAATCGGCGGCTTGAGCGCGTTGGTTCCCGGTCGCAAAAAAGATTTCGCGCGCTTCGCCCTGAGAGCCATGTTTGGTGGCGCAATGGCTTCGTGGCTCACGGCTGCGCTGGCGGGAATGTTGTTATAA
- a CDS encoding YaiO family outer membrane beta-barrel protein has product MVRQLYPFFKMLAIIICLAIPVFSQAESLDDLYAKARDLAFDGKRQEAKTLCATILERNPNYHDARLLLGRLHLWDWEYESARAELTRVVTLKPAYADARDALIDVELWSEHNQEALQLCEAGLQLDANNKIFYYKKAKALKYLKREKEAIESVKIALQLEPEYREARILLKDLQESQKAYWVKAEYSYDYFDKNLDPWQQLSVSVSRQTKIGSMIGRVNHAKRFNDHATQFEIDSYPRLRQGTTAYWNVGVSSSYAFPKFRFGAEVYQKLSDGFDSSIGVRYLHFTGANIMIYTGSIGKYHGNYLFQFHPFITPSSIGSSVSGNFSVRRYLENADNYFTVSVGLGSSPDERYNALELIRLKSQKLGVDWRKAVGAGLIVEGYFGLSNQQLKYGESRRNYTFSFAMAKRF; this is encoded by the coding sequence ATGGTTCGTCAGCTTTATCCCTTCTTTAAAATGCTGGCAATTATTATTTGTCTGGCGATTCCGGTTTTTTCACAAGCGGAAAGCTTGGATGACCTCTATGCGAAAGCCCGCGATTTAGCTTTCGATGGCAAACGTCAGGAGGCAAAAACGCTTTGCGCGACAATCCTTGAACGAAATCCCAATTACCACGATGCGCGTTTATTGCTTGGACGGCTGCACCTGTGGGACTGGGAGTATGAATCTGCAAGAGCGGAATTAACCCGGGTGGTTACCTTAAAGCCCGCGTATGCGGATGCGCGCGATGCCTTGATCGATGTGGAGTTGTGGTCGGAACATAATCAGGAGGCGCTCCAGCTTTGTGAAGCAGGACTTCAACTGGACGCCAACAATAAAATTTTTTATTACAAAAAAGCCAAAGCTTTAAAATATTTGAAACGCGAAAAGGAAGCTATTGAATCGGTAAAAATTGCCTTGCAGCTTGAACCGGAATATCGCGAAGCCCGGATTTTGCTGAAAGATTTGCAGGAGTCGCAGAAAGCCTACTGGGTAAAAGCCGAATACTCCTATGATTATTTCGATAAAAATTTAGACCCCTGGCAACAACTGTCCGTGAGCGTTTCCCGACAGACAAAAATCGGTTCGATGATTGGTCGTGTCAATCATGCCAAACGCTTCAATGACCATGCGACGCAATTTGAAATCGATTCCTATCCGCGCCTCCGGCAGGGAACCACGGCTTACTGGAACGTTGGCGTGTCGTCGTCTTACGCCTTTCCAAAATTCAGGTTCGGAGCAGAGGTTTATCAGAAACTCTCGGATGGGTTTGATAGTTCAATCGGCGTTCGTTACCTGCATTTTACCGGCGCGAACATCATGATTTACACAGGGTCTATCGGCAAATATCACGGCAACTACCTATTTCAATTTCACCCGTTCATTACGCCGAGTTCCATCGGTTCTTCGGTGTCGGGAAATTTCAGCGTCCGCCGCTATCTTGAAAACGCCGATAACTATTTCACCGTATCGGTTGGCTTGGGTTCGTCGCCGGATGAACGCTATAACGCGCTGGAATTGATTCGTTTGAAATCGCAGAAACTCGGCGTGGATTGGCGCAAAGCCGTAGGCGCTGGGTTGATTGTCGAAGGTTATTTCGGATTATCGAATCAGCAATTGAAGTATGGAGAGAGCCGCAGAAATTACACTTTCAGTTTTGCAATGGCAAAAAGATTTTAA
- a CDS encoding type II toxin-antitoxin system PemK/MazF family toxin — protein sequence MKVSQWSVWLANLDPVVGSEQGKTRPVLIISDTDLNNILPVVNVLPITGCCTVPIWNRLMIKY from the coding sequence ATGAAGGTTTCGCAATGGAGCGTTTGGCTTGCTAACCTTGACCCTGTTGTTGGTTCGGAGCAAGGGAAGACACGCCCTGTTTTAATTATCAGCGATACGGATTTGAATAATATTTTGCCTGTGGTCAATGTCCTACCTATCACTGGATGCTGTACGGTTCCAATTTGGAATCGCTTAATGATTAAGTATTGA
- a CDS encoding sulfatase-like hydrolase/transferase, with amino-acid sequence MFIQKAISYGSRLLFLGFFVLTSVYCLLAYIPFAYFQFLKFNHLATLTAFVKFHPLIFWAVVVVIFLGLREALRAEKTRNLTRLLLGFLVLTGVALSLHPALANIQNNFASFVFSILALIPVLLLILIDWKTHIEKVEWTKTDFSEDRRIFFATVCTALFVALLYTTIFTIRQGQQSGGLTKNELMIAASWSLVSHLLLFTALFVAFNFIRAIARLSEKPAKTEFLMCNLLGMLMMAYSLRTVALAGISFYGLLASLYSYVASFTIVGFIASLSLRLYKPEAGEVRSGLAFALLPFTLGRIHSPIARAIWVVTLMVVAYLLAVQVALFDWNFLAQKLTVNLMWVVIFAFFYAVTRRSYNKRDLTYVLLVVAALSLGFYKGLNRAQTQLPALTKNANLDVRSTLERYAGQDISFRLINEILTPVRDDGSFFRFLQKNTNIPQATRVDPVDIKLVSDLQATKHKKPNIFIFTIDSLRQDYLSAYNAKVNFTPSLDAFARESIVMENAFTHYGATGLSEPSIWVGGMSVHKQYVTPFHPMNTLQKLIESEGYQAYISMDTILSVVVKPEPYIEELNDEESGREYELCGCLKSLQTKIEARADTANPLFVYTQPQNIHVSVINRQGQSIVEAGDYTGFYAPYASRVKKIDRCFGEFVEFLKRKEMYDNSVIVFTSDHGDSLGENGRWGHAYTIYPEIIRIPLIIHLPPHLQKGLVWNTQTLAFSTDITPSLYYLFGHRNLMNHPMFGRPLFTESEEEQSAYLQPWYLISSSYGAVYGILSNNGRSLYISDAVNYADYFYDLEHDPAGTHNQTNSFIKMENEKLIREGIEKINEMYRFNPAE; translated from the coding sequence GTGTTCATACAAAAAGCTATCAGTTATGGTTCACGCCTGCTTTTTCTCGGCTTTTTTGTGTTGACCTCGGTTTATTGCCTGCTCGCCTATATTCCGTTTGCCTACTTTCAATTTTTAAAATTCAATCACCTTGCCACGCTTACGGCTTTCGTTAAATTTCATCCGCTTATTTTCTGGGCAGTCGTGGTGGTTATTTTCCTAGGACTTCGCGAAGCCTTGCGTGCCGAGAAAACCCGTAACCTGACGCGCTTGCTTTTGGGCTTTCTCGTATTGACGGGTGTCGCGCTCAGCCTTCATCCGGCGCTTGCCAATATTCAAAACAACTTTGCGAGTTTCGTTTTCAGCATCCTTGCGTTAATTCCGGTTTTATTGCTCATCCTGATTGATTGGAAAACCCACATTGAAAAAGTTGAATGGACGAAAACCGATTTTAGCGAAGACCGGCGTATCTTTTTTGCGACCGTCTGCACTGCGCTTTTTGTCGCGCTGCTCTATACAACGATTTTCACTATCCGGCAGGGGCAACAATCCGGCGGTTTGACAAAAAACGAACTGATGATTGCCGCAAGTTGGAGTCTGGTCTCGCACCTGTTGCTGTTTACCGCGCTGTTTGTGGCATTCAATTTCATTCGCGCCATCGCCCGATTATCCGAAAAGCCTGCCAAGACCGAATTTTTGATGTGCAATTTGCTCGGCATGTTGATGATGGCGTATTCACTGAGAACCGTCGCGCTTGCCGGTATCTCGTTTTATGGTTTGCTCGCCAGCCTTTATTCTTACGTTGCGAGTTTCACTATCGTCGGCTTCATTGCCAGCCTCAGTTTACGCTTGTACAAACCCGAAGCCGGCGAAGTGCGTAGCGGGCTTGCATTCGCTTTGCTGCCATTTACTCTTGGACGCATTCATTCACCCATCGCTCGCGCCATCTGGGTCGTTACGCTCATGGTTGTCGCCTATTTGCTTGCTGTTCAAGTTGCGTTATTTGACTGGAATTTTCTCGCGCAAAAACTCACTGTCAACCTGATGTGGGTGGTGATATTCGCGTTCTTTTACGCAGTCACCAGGCGGTCATACAATAAACGCGATTTGACCTACGTTTTACTGGTGGTTGCCGCACTCAGTCTGGGATTTTATAAAGGCTTGAACCGGGCGCAGACGCAACTACCGGCGCTGACGAAAAACGCCAATCTCGATGTGCGCTCAACCCTTGAACGCTATGCCGGTCAGGACATTTCGTTTCGCCTGATCAACGAAATCCTTACCCCGGTGCGCGATGACGGTTCATTCTTTCGGTTTCTGCAAAAAAATACCAACATCCCGCAAGCCACCAGAGTTGACCCGGTGGATATAAAACTGGTTTCGGATTTGCAGGCGACGAAACATAAAAAGCCGAATATCTTTATCTTCACCATTGACAGTCTGAGACAGGATTATCTATCCGCCTACAATGCGAAAGTGAATTTCACGCCGTCGCTTGATGCCTTTGCCAGAGAGAGCATCGTGATGGAAAACGCTTTTACGCATTACGGCGCGACAGGGCTTTCGGAACCGTCAATCTGGGTTGGCGGAATGAGTGTGCATAAACAATATGTCACGCCGTTTCATCCGATGAATACTTTACAGAAATTGATTGAGTCGGAAGGCTATCAAGCCTATATCAGCATGGATACGATTCTTTCCGTAGTCGTCAAACCTGAGCCGTATATCGAAGAGTTGAATGATGAAGAGAGCGGCAGAGAATATGAACTATGTGGCTGTTTAAAAAGTTTGCAAACCAAAATCGAAGCGCGAGCCGACACCGCCAATCCGCTTTTCGTTTATACCCAGCCGCAAAATATTCATGTTTCGGTGATTAACCGGCAAGGGCAATCCATTGTCGAAGCCGGAGATTACACAGGATTTTATGCGCCGTATGCTTCACGGGTTAAAAAAATCGACAGATGTTTCGGCGAATTTGTGGAGTTTCTCAAACGTAAAGAGATGTATGACAACAGCGTGATTGTGTTTACCTCAGACCACGGCGATTCGCTCGGCGAAAATGGACGCTGGGGACATGCCTATACGATTTATCCCGAAATTATTCGCATTCCGCTCATCATTCATCTGCCGCCGCATTTACAAAAAGGGCTGGTTTGGAATACGCAAACCCTGGCTTTTTCAACAGACATCACCCCGAGTCTGTATTACCTGTTCGGACATCGGAACTTGATGAATCATCCGATGTTCGGCAGACCGTTGTTTACCGAAAGCGAAGAGGAACAGTCGGCTTACTTACAGCCCTGGTATTTGATTAGTTCGAGCTATGGCGCGGTCTATGGCATTTTGAGCAACAACGGTCGGTCGCTCTATATCAGCGATGCGGTGAATTACGCCGATTACTTTTACGATTTGGAACACGACCCGGCGGGCACACACAATCAAACGAACTCGTTTATTAAAATGGAAAATGAAAAATTGATTCGTGAAGGCATTGAAAAGATTAACGAAATGTATCGCTTTAACCCCGCTGAGTGA
- a CDS encoding SPFH domain-containing protein — MRNFDFAAYVPLAILGFIAFLFLVFILRRFFVNVGAREIAVKERRYFGAKMPPGRVIATEGEVGIQADVLKPGLHLIKWPFERVVQKFPLIEIGPDEIGVVEAIDGEPMPPGRIFAPDRAQNAHNNFQDPIAFIKQGGVKGIQLRTLPPGLWPIHPYLFRVSLNKMTVIPQGKVGVVYAADGAPLDAGRLCAKAIDGHRNFQDAEQFIASGGQKGPQVEILTPGTYRILTESIPLGGGQERKPGLLSVRLYDATIINENQVGLVEALDGAPLDPRDYVATPVEGHDNFNDGNEFIRRGGQRGPQKDILLPGTYYINPLLFKVIPEKAGEVKPGEVAVIVSNVGKDPSDEVRRRMAEKVRERLEREEQEQIDKAAAHLDKLDGDAARTVEEIKEELMKGDPADQRLDEGAHEAYVVPEGYRGIQETVVGPGRYYVNTLAVSPIIIPTTNQTVEWTAGEIASSFDPFEVISKDGFTMQLEVRVVFRVKPEDAPFMVAKIGSIDRLIQNVMHPLIDSIFRNQASESSAMAYLQNRHEEQERAEARVRTHLLKYHVDVVNVLICHIRLPEELMKTQTEKILAEQRQTMYNAQREAEEKRIQLEKTKAHADNQKNLMEATVGVEIASKRSEQRKAEADGEAHYILSTGKAEAEKVRLMGEAQGVAYAEQVNAIGPQGIALIETLKVIGEKGVRITPDVMASGGTGDSGSNLGTLLLLNLFKNQMNFENGSGNGNKNK; from the coding sequence ATGAGAAACTTTGATTTTGCTGCTTATGTGCCACTGGCGATTTTAGGATTTATCGCTTTTCTGTTTCTGGTGTTTATCCTGCGACGATTCTTCGTCAACGTCGGGGCGCGTGAAATCGCCGTTAAAGAACGTCGCTATTTCGGCGCGAAAATGCCGCCGGGTCGCGTCATCGCTACCGAAGGCGAAGTCGGTATTCAAGCCGATGTTTTAAAACCCGGACTGCATTTAATCAAATGGCCTTTTGAACGAGTAGTGCAGAAATTCCCGTTGATAGAAATTGGCCCCGACGAAATCGGCGTCGTTGAAGCGATTGACGGCGAACCGATGCCGCCCGGCAGAATCTTTGCGCCCGACCGCGCGCAAAACGCTCATAACAATTTCCAGGACCCCATCGCCTTTATTAAACAAGGCGGCGTAAAAGGCATACAACTTCGCACTCTGCCGCCGGGATTGTGGCCGATTCACCCTTACCTATTCCGTGTGTCGCTCAACAAAATGACGGTGATTCCGCAAGGCAAGGTCGGCGTGGTTTACGCCGCAGACGGGGCACCGCTTGATGCCGGACGGCTTTGCGCCAAAGCCATTGACGGGCACCGTAATTTCCAGGATGCCGAACAGTTCATCGCTTCGGGTGGTCAAAAAGGGCCACAGGTTGAAATCCTCACGCCCGGAACCTATCGCATTCTGACAGAATCAATCCCGCTCGGCGGCGGACAGGAACGCAAACCCGGATTGCTTTCGGTGCGGTTGTATGATGCGACGATTATCAATGAGAATCAGGTCGGTTTGGTTGAAGCCCTGGACGGCGCACCGCTTGACCCGCGCGATTATGTTGCCACGCCCGTCGAAGGTCACGACAATTTTAATGACGGTAATGAATTCATTCGGCGCGGCGGTCAACGCGGACCACAAAAAGACATCCTTCTTCCGGGTACTTATTACATCAATCCGTTGCTTTTCAAAGTGATTCCCGAAAAAGCCGGAGAGGTGAAACCCGGCGAAGTCGCGGTGATTGTTTCAAACGTTGGCAAAGACCCCTCGGATGAAGTGCGTCGTCGGATGGCTGAAAAAGTCCGCGAACGATTGGAACGCGAAGAGCAGGAGCAGATTGATAAAGCGGCTGCCCATCTCGACAAATTAGATGGGGACGCGGCGCGAACCGTTGAAGAGATCAAAGAAGAGTTGATGAAAGGCGACCCTGCCGATCAACGCCTTGATGAAGGCGCGCACGAAGCCTACGTTGTGCCCGAAGGTTATCGCGGTATTCAGGAAACCGTCGTCGGCCCGGGTCGTTACTATGTCAACACGCTTGCCGTATCGCCGATTATCATTCCCACGACGAACCAGACTGTGGAATGGACAGCGGGCGAAATCGCCAGTTCTTTCGACCCCTTTGAAGTCATCTCGAAAGACGGTTTCACCATGCAACTTGAAGTTCGCGTGGTGTTTCGCGTCAAACCCGAAGACGCGCCGTTTATGGTGGCGAAAATCGGTTCGATTGACCGCTTGATTCAAAACGTCATGCATCCGTTGATTGACTCGATTTTCCGCAATCAGGCGTCGGAAAGCTCGGCGATGGCTTACCTGCAAAACCGTCACGAAGAACAGGAACGCGCCGAAGCCCGTGTGCGAACCCATTTGCTCAAATATCATGTTGATGTAGTGAATGTTTTGATCTGTCACATACGTCTGCCGGAAGAGTTGATGAAAACGCAGACCGAAAAAATTCTCGCAGAACAGCGACAGACCATGTACAACGCTCAGCGCGAAGCCGAAGAGAAACGCATTCAGTTGGAAAAAACCAAAGCCCACGCCGACAATCAAAAGAATTTGATGGAGGCGACAGTTGGTGTGGAAATCGCCAGCAAACGTTCCGAACAACGCAAAGCCGAAGCCGACGGTGAAGCGCACTACATTCTTTCAACCGGTAAAGCCGAAGCCGAAAAAGTTCGCTTGATGGGCGAAGCGCAGGGTGTGGCGTATGCCGAACAGGTGAATGCCATCGGACCGCAAGGCATTGCCTTGATTGAGACTTTGAAAGTCATCGGTGAAAAAGGCGTTCGCATCACCCCGGATGTAATGGCATCGGGCGGAACGGGCGATAGCGGCAGCAACCTTGGAACATTGTTATTGTTGAACCTTTTCAAAAACCAGATGAATTTTGAAAACGGTTCCGGCAATGGCAATAAAAACAAGTAA
- a CDS encoding tetratricopeptide repeat protein, protein MESKPLRIIAPLAVLLLFYWAIYVAPLMTGKDSAILNAEQAHEIFDESRFQLHEKKYQEALELTERLNKAFPQNHIYLEQLATIHHYLGNFKEEADAWERYMLYSPTPLDACPQFGEAYRALNRIPEMFEACKKCYELDPRNTYSIFFLALSYERLGQLEKAQELYEKGVEIYPIYPDLRIGLTRIHIRLGNLAQARAIITKVYEEYPDNVDGLLAMGVLLRAEGRAGEAKMFLERGVELSPRYTDFYIVLAGIAESEGNREDAVAYYDKVLELAPDNPDIESKRKRLLGG, encoded by the coding sequence ATGGAATCGAAACCTCTCAGAATTATCGCGCCGCTTGCGGTTTTATTGCTGTTTTACTGGGCGATTTATGTCGCGCCGCTCATGACTGGCAAAGATTCAGCGATTTTGAATGCCGAACAGGCGCATGAAATTTTTGACGAGAGCCGTTTCCAACTTCATGAAAAAAAATATCAGGAAGCGCTGGAACTCACTGAGCGATTGAATAAAGCCTTTCCGCAAAATCATATCTATCTGGAACAACTGGCAACCATTCATCATTACCTGGGCAATTTCAAAGAAGAAGCTGACGCCTGGGAACGCTATATGCTCTATTCACCGACTCCCCTGGATGCCTGCCCGCAATTTGGCGAAGCTTACCGCGCCCTCAACCGGATTCCTGAAATGTTTGAGGCTTGTAAAAAATGCTATGAGTTAGACCCGCGTAACACTTACTCGATTTTCTTCCTGGCGCTTTCCTATGAACGGCTCGGGCAGCTTGAAAAAGCCCAAGAACTTTATGAAAAAGGCGTGGAAATATATCCGATTTACCCGGATTTGCGCATCGGTCTTACGCGCATCCATATACGCCTTGGCAACCTGGCGCAAGCGCGCGCGATCATCACCAAAGTCTATGAAGAATATCCCGACAATGTTGATGGATTATTGGCGATGGGGGTATTGCTGAGAGCCGAAGGTCGCGCCGGTGAAGCGAAAATGTTTCTTGAACGCGGCGTCGAGCTTTCACCCCGCTACACCGATTTTTACATCGTGCTGGCGGGGATTGCCGAAAGCGAAGGCAACCGCGAGGATGCCGTGGCTTATTACGATAAGGTTCTGGAACTTGCCCCCGATAATCCTGATATTGAAAGCAAACGCAAGCGATTGCTGGGAGGCTAG